Proteins from a genomic interval of Aureimonas sp. AU20:
- the ntrX gene encoding nitrogen assimilation response regulator NtrX has protein sequence MASDILVVDDEADIRELVAGILEDEGHETRTASNSDMALQAIADRAPRLIFLDIWLQGSRLDGLDVLDAIKTQHPEIPVVMISGHGNIETAVSAIRRGAYDYIEKPFKADRLVLVAERALETSKLKREVLELRRRSSDSPDLLGKSQPMNQLRQTIERVSPTNSRIMILGPSGSGKEMVARAIHGASARAKGPFVVLNAAAITPERMEIELFGTDTPPGVERKIGALEEAHGGVLYLDEIGDMPRETQNKILRVLTDQTFERVGGTKKVKVDVRIISSTAQNLESLIAEGSFREDLFHRLAVVPIMVPPLADRRADIPLLIEAFMKQIGEQTGIKPKALSPEALAVLQSSDWPGNIRQLRNNIERLMILSRQDDAEHISADMLPREVGDMLPRTPSQSDGRILALPLRDAREVFEKEYLVAQINRFGGNISRTAEFVGMERSALHRKLKSLGI, from the coding sequence ATGGCATCGGACATTCTGGTCGTTGACGACGAAGCCGACATTCGCGAACTCGTGGCCGGCATTCTGGAAGACGAAGGACACGAGACCCGCACCGCGAGCAATTCGGACATGGCGCTGCAGGCGATCGCCGACCGCGCGCCGCGGCTGATCTTCCTGGACATCTGGCTACAGGGGAGCCGGCTCGACGGTTTGGACGTACTGGACGCCATCAAAACCCAGCATCCCGAGATCCCGGTCGTGATGATTTCGGGACACGGCAATATCGAGACCGCCGTTTCGGCCATTCGCCGTGGCGCCTACGACTATATCGAAAAGCCCTTCAAGGCCGACCGCCTCGTGCTCGTGGCCGAGCGGGCGCTGGAGACATCGAAGCTCAAGCGCGAGGTGCTGGAACTCCGCCGCCGCTCCTCCGATTCGCCCGATCTTCTCGGCAAGTCGCAGCCCATGAACCAGCTGCGCCAGACGATCGAACGCGTCTCGCCGACCAATAGCCGCATCATGATCCTCGGCCCGTCCGGATCGGGCAAGGAAATGGTCGCCCGCGCGATCCACGGCGCCAGCGCCCGCGCCAAGGGTCCGTTCGTCGTGCTCAACGCCGCCGCGATCACGCCTGAGCGCATGGAGATCGAGCTGTTCGGCACGGACACCCCGCCCGGCGTCGAGCGCAAGATCGGCGCGCTGGAGGAGGCCCACGGCGGCGTCCTCTACCTCGACGAGATCGGCGACATGCCACGTGAAACGCAGAACAAGATCCTGCGGGTTCTGACCGACCAGACCTTCGAACGCGTCGGCGGGACGAAGAAGGTGAAGGTCGATGTTCGCATCATCTCCTCGACCGCGCAGAACTTGGAATCGCTGATTGCGGAAGGTTCGTTCCGCGAGGATCTGTTCCACCGCCTCGCTGTGGTGCCGATCATGGTGCCGCCGCTGGCGGACCGCCGCGCCGACATTCCGCTTCTCATCGAAGCCTTCATGAAACAGATCGGCGAACAGACCGGCATCAAGCCTAAGGCGCTGAGCCCCGAGGCGCTCGCCGTCCTCCAGTCGAGCGACTGGCCGGGCAACATTCGCCAGCTGCGCAACAATATCGAGCGGCTGATGATCCTGTCGCGGCAGGACGATGCCGAGCACATCTCCGCCGACATGCTGCCACGCGAGGTCGGCGACATGCTGCCGCGCACACCCAGTCAGTCGGACGGGCGCATTCTCGCGCTGCCGCTGCGCGATGCGCGCGAAGTGTTCGAGAAGGAGTATCTCGTCGCGCAGATCAACCGGTTCGGCGGCAATATCTCGCGAACGGCGGAATTCGTCGGCATGGAGCGGTCTGCGCTCCATCGCAAGCTGAAGTCCCTCGGCATCTAA
- the trkA gene encoding Trk system potassium transporter TrkA produces the protein MRIVICGAGQVGYGIAERLAAEQNDVSVIDTSPALVNALRERIDARGIVGNGAYPEVLAEAGAAEADMLIAVTLHDEVNMIACQVAHSIFNVPLKIARIRAQSYLQPHWQTLFATDQLPIDVVISPEIEVAEMVMRRIALPGAVDSVRFASGTIALLAIECHDECPILNMPLGQLSALFPDLGATVVGIFRDANLFIPNSADQLYANDLAYVVVEQTNVARTLALFGHEEPEAGRIVIAGGGNVGLAVARAMERQKTSKRLRVIEPDILKANKLADELRRTTVLNGSALDPAILKEADIGEADLMVALTNDDQVNILSGALAKRLGAKSNLVLLNGRTYHELSRSFGVDSVIDPKSVTISRVLQHVRRGRIRAVHSVQNGVAEVIEVEALDTSPLVGRPLHELNLPDGLRIGAISRNGIFIRPNAQTRIQARDHVVIFVRSTAVRQVEQFFRVSLEFF, from the coding sequence ATGCGGATCGTCATTTGCGGTGCCGGGCAGGTGGGCTATGGCATCGCCGAACGCCTAGCCGCCGAGCAGAACGACGTGTCCGTCATCGACACGTCGCCTGCGCTGGTGAACGCGTTGCGCGAGCGGATCGACGCGCGCGGCATCGTCGGCAATGGCGCATATCCAGAAGTGCTGGCTGAGGCAGGCGCGGCCGAGGCGGACATGCTGATCGCGGTGACCCTGCACGACGAGGTCAACATGATCGCGTGCCAGGTCGCCCATTCCATCTTCAACGTGCCGTTGAAGATCGCCCGTATCCGCGCGCAGTCCTATCTCCAGCCGCATTGGCAGACCTTGTTCGCCACGGACCAGTTGCCGATCGACGTCGTGATCTCGCCGGAGATCGAGGTCGCGGAAATGGTTATGCGGCGGATCGCGCTGCCGGGCGCGGTGGACTCCGTCCGATTCGCCAGCGGCACGATCGCGCTTCTCGCCATCGAGTGCCACGACGAATGCCCGATTCTCAACATGCCGCTCGGCCAATTGTCGGCGCTGTTTCCTGATCTCGGCGCGACCGTGGTCGGCATCTTTCGCGACGCCAACCTTTTCATTCCGAACTCGGCCGATCAGCTCTATGCCAACGACCTCGCGTATGTCGTCGTGGAGCAGACCAATGTCGCGCGAACATTGGCGCTGTTCGGGCACGAGGAGCCGGAAGCCGGGCGGATCGTGATCGCGGGCGGCGGCAATGTCGGCCTTGCGGTCGCCCGCGCTATGGAGCGGCAGAAGACATCCAAGCGCCTCCGCGTGATCGAGCCTGACATTCTGAAGGCCAACAAGCTGGCCGACGAGCTTCGTCGCACCACCGTCCTCAACGGCAGCGCGCTCGATCCCGCGATACTGAAGGAAGCCGATATCGGCGAGGCCGATCTCATGGTGGCTCTCACCAACGACGATCAGGTCAATATCCTCTCTGGCGCGCTGGCCAAGCGGCTCGGCGCCAAGTCCAATCTCGTTCTGCTGAACGGGCGAACCTATCACGAGCTGTCACGAAGCTTCGGCGTCGACTCGGTGATCGACCCCAAATCCGTCACCATTTCTCGCGTGTTGCAGCATGTCCGCCGCGGCCGCATCCGGGCTGTTCATTCCGTCCAGAACGGCGTGGCGGAGGTGATCGAGGTCGAGGCCCTGGACACGTCGCCTCTGGTCGGGCGCCCGCTGCACGAGTTGAACTTGCCCGACGGCCTGCGCATCGGCGCCATTTCGCGCAACGGCATCTTCATCCGGCCCAATGCCCAGACCCGCATCCAGGCGCGGGATCACGTCGTGATCTTCGTTCGGTCCACGGCGGTGCGGCAGGTCGAGCAGTTCTTCCGGGTGAGCCTGGAGTTCTTTTGA
- the hfq gene encoding RNA chaperone Hfq, whose protein sequence is MAERLPNLQDLFLNAVRKQKISLTIFLVNGVKLTGVVTSFDNFCVLLRRDGHSQLVYKHAISTIMPSQPVNMNDGGEEGGKSD, encoded by the coding sequence ATGGCCGAGCGCCTTCCCAACCTGCAGGACCTGTTCCTCAACGCGGTCCGCAAACAGAAGATTTCCCTCACGATTTTCCTCGTGAACGGCGTCAAGCTGACCGGCGTCGTGACGTCCTTCGACAATTTTTGCGTGCTGCTTCGACGCGATGGGCACTCGCAACTTGTCTACAAGCACGCCATATCTACGATCATGCCGTCGCAGCCGGTCAATATGAACGACGGTGGGGAAGAAGGCGGGAAGTCTGATTGA
- the hflX gene encoding GTPase HflX, with translation MEHKQVATRAGVFVPVLRERSRAEEGADLVRRADEDRLIEAEGLAAAIDLHVVARGIIPVSKAQPATLIGSGKVEELKGLVAAEEIGLVIVDHPLTPVQQRNLEKELNAKVLDRTGLILEIFGRRARTKEGRLQVELAHLNYQRGRLVRSWTHLERQRGGAGFLGGPGETQIEADRRQLQDKIKRLEKELDQVRKTRTLHRAKRKKTPHPVIALVGYTNAGKSTLFNTVTGADVLAKNLLFATLDPTLRRITLPHGTEVIMSDTVGFISDLPTHLVAAFRATLEEVIEADIILHVRDMSDPDSLAQSADVNKILKDLDVDVDDPDHVIEVWNKIDRLDESARVHLAQTAASNAKGPSIHLASALTGEGVDALLAEIERRIAGKAELLELDVPSDSMTVLPWVYENSIVREREDLEDGGVHLVLDVTRQARSDLQRLGSRYPNLRID, from the coding sequence ATCGAACACAAGCAGGTCGCGACTAGGGCAGGGGTGTTCGTCCCCGTTCTTCGGGAGCGTTCGCGCGCAGAAGAAGGGGCGGATCTAGTCCGGCGAGCCGACGAGGATCGCCTGATCGAGGCCGAAGGTCTCGCCGCCGCGATCGACCTTCATGTCGTCGCGCGCGGGATTATTCCCGTCTCGAAGGCTCAGCCGGCGACCCTGATCGGGTCCGGCAAAGTGGAAGAGCTGAAGGGCCTGGTGGCGGCCGAGGAAATAGGCCTCGTCATCGTGGACCATCCGCTGACGCCGGTGCAGCAGCGCAATCTCGAAAAGGAACTCAACGCCAAGGTGCTGGACCGCACCGGCTTGATCTTGGAAATTTTCGGGCGGCGCGCGCGCACCAAGGAAGGCCGGCTCCAGGTGGAACTGGCGCATCTCAACTATCAGCGCGGGCGGCTTGTTCGCAGTTGGACCCACTTGGAGCGACAGCGCGGTGGCGCGGGCTTCCTCGGCGGCCCTGGCGAAACGCAGATTGAAGCGGATCGGCGGCAGTTGCAGGACAAGATCAAGCGTTTGGAAAAGGAGCTGGATCAGGTTCGCAAGACCCGCACTCTCCATCGCGCCAAGCGCAAGAAGACGCCCCATCCCGTGATCGCGCTGGTCGGCTATACCAATGCTGGCAAATCGACGCTCTTCAATACGGTTACGGGCGCCGATGTCCTGGCCAAGAATCTGCTCTTCGCTACGCTCGACCCGACCTTGCGGCGCATCACGCTGCCGCATGGAACGGAAGTGATCATGTCGGATACGGTGGGGTTCATTTCCGATCTTCCCACGCATCTCGTGGCCGCCTTCCGCGCAACGCTGGAAGAGGTGATCGAGGCCGATATCATCTTGCATGTGCGGGACATGTCGGACCCCGACAGCTTGGCCCAGTCCGCCGACGTCAACAAGATCCTGAAGGATCTCGACGTCGATGTGGACGACCCCGATCACGTCATCGAAGTCTGGAACAAGATCGACAGGCTGGACGAGTCGGCCCGTGTGCATCTGGCGCAGACCGCGGCGTCCAACGCCAAAGGTCCTTCGATCCATCTGGCCTCGGCCCTGACCGGTGAGGGTGTCGATGCGCTTCTTGCGGAGATCGAGCGTCGCATCGCCGGCAAGGCGGAGTTGTTGGAACTCGACGTTCCCTCCGACAGCATGACGGTCCTGCCGTGGGTCTATGAGAACTCGATCGTGCGCGAACGCGAGGATCTCGAAGACGGCGGCGTGCATCTCGTTTTGGACGTGACACGCCAGGCGCGGTCCGACCTCCAGCGGCTCGGCTCCCGTTATCCCAACCTTCGGATCGACTGA
- the mazG gene encoding nucleoside triphosphate pyrophosphohydrolase, with the protein MQPSRDMKRLVEIMSALRAPDTGCPWDLEQSFDTIIPYTIEETFEVVDAIERRDPDDLKEELGDLLLQVVYYSQLAAEAGLFDFEDVVEGITRKMIRRHPHVFGDTDARSARSAKGQWERIKAEEKRERAEARAVRLRAELDGTAERSEWSGRNEAATSLLDTVPGALPALTLARKLQEKAATVGFDWTTPEPIIAKLREETAEFEAASTSQERSDELGDLLFTLVNLGRRYEIDPDSALRGTVAKFRDRFRLMEVAADDENLRLADLSLDELEALWVRAKRSSQPEAESIIG; encoded by the coding sequence ATGCAGCCGTCGCGAGACATGAAGCGCTTGGTCGAAATCATGAGTGCCCTGCGTGCCCCAGACACGGGTTGCCCCTGGGATCTCGAGCAGAGCTTCGACACGATCATTCCCTATACGATCGAGGAAACGTTCGAGGTGGTGGACGCGATCGAGCGTCGCGACCCGGACGATCTCAAGGAAGAACTGGGCGACCTCCTGCTTCAGGTCGTCTACTATAGCCAGCTCGCCGCCGAGGCCGGCCTCTTCGATTTCGAGGATGTGGTCGAAGGCATCACGCGCAAGATGATCCGGCGCCATCCGCATGTCTTCGGGGATACCGATGCGCGCAGTGCGCGGTCCGCCAAGGGACAATGGGAGCGCATCAAGGCCGAGGAAAAGCGCGAGCGCGCCGAGGCTCGCGCCGTCCGCCTGCGGGCCGAGTTGGATGGTACGGCCGAGCGCTCGGAATGGTCGGGCCGGAACGAGGCCGCGACAAGTCTTCTCGACACGGTGCCGGGAGCGCTGCCAGCGCTGACTTTGGCAAGGAAGCTGCAGGAAAAGGCCGCGACCGTCGGCTTCGACTGGACGACGCCCGAACCGATCATCGCCAAGCTACGCGAGGAAACGGCGGAGTTCGAAGCGGCGTCCACCAGCCAAGAGCGGAGCGACGAGCTGGGAGATCTCCTGTTCACGCTCGTCAATCTCGGGCGGCGCTACGAGATCGACCCGGACTCGGCGCTTAGAGGAACTGTTGCGAAGTTTCGCGATCGTTTTCGGCTGATGGAGGTCGCAGCGGATGACGAGAATCTCCGCCTTGCGGATCTGTCCCTGGACGAGCTGGAGGCGCTGTGGGTGCGAGCCAAGCGCTCGTCGCAGCCGGAAGCCGAGAGTATCATCGGCTGA
- a CDS encoding MBL fold metallo-hydrolase, producing MTDRLRLTILGCGSSPGTPRITGDWGACDPNEPRNRRGRCSAMIERLGRDGRTVVVIDCGPDFREQMLRESVRHLDAVLVTHPHADHFHGLDDIRGFFLETGREIDLYADDATYVRLREAFGYCFQTPPGSAYPPIVRRLPITPLEPIRIDGAGGTIEFLPFEQDHGSILSLGFRVGPIAYCSDVSDFPESAQSAIEGVELLVIDALQYRRHPSHLSLEQAIDWIARFRAPRAVLTHMHTPLDYQTLLRTLPDHVAPAYDGLQIEFDLG from the coding sequence GTGACCGATCGCTTGCGCCTCACCATCCTGGGATGCGGCAGTTCGCCAGGGACGCCGCGCATCACCGGGGATTGGGGCGCCTGCGATCCGAACGAGCCGCGCAACCGGCGCGGCCGGTGCTCGGCCATGATCGAGCGGCTCGGTCGTGACGGGCGGACCGTCGTGGTGATCGATTGCGGCCCGGACTTTCGCGAGCAGATGCTTCGAGAAAGCGTCCGGCATCTCGATGCCGTCTTGGTGACGCATCCCCATGCCGACCATTTCCATGGCCTGGACGACATTCGCGGCTTCTTTCTGGAGACAGGCCGAGAGATCGACCTCTACGCCGACGACGCGACCTATGTCCGCCTGCGCGAGGCCTTCGGCTACTGCTTCCAGACGCCGCCCGGCAGCGCGTATCCGCCGATCGTTCGACGACTGCCGATTACCCCGTTGGAGCCCATCCGTATCGACGGTGCCGGCGGCACGATCGAGTTCCTGCCGTTCGAGCAGGATCACGGTTCGATCCTGTCGCTCGGGTTCCGTGTCGGGCCGATCGCCTATTGCAGCGATGTCAGCGACTTTCCAGAAAGCGCGCAGAGCGCCATCGAGGGAGTGGAGCTGCTCGTCATCGATGCTCTCCAGTATCGGCGTCATCCCAGCCATCTCTCACTCGAACAGGCGATCGATTGGATCGCTCGGTTCCGTGCGCCGCGCGCCGTTCTAACCCATATGCACACGCCGCTGGACTACCAGACGCTGCTGCGCACGCTGCCCGACCATGTCGCGCCCGCCTATGACGGCCTGCAAATCGAGTTCGATCTCGGCTGA
- a CDS encoding TatD family hydrolase, which translates to MTRPYLVDSHCHLDFPEFASDLDAILARAGENGVGLMVTISTYTSKLPNLLRLTERFAQVYASVGTHPLSAAAEPDVPTEEIVRLSRNPKIVAIGEAGLDYFYDRAPPEVQKPVFIRHIEAARETGLPLVIHARDADADIEAILSEQTRLGAFPFILHCFSSGRRLAEAGVELGGYVSFSGILTFNKSEEIRSIARGVPMERLLVETDAPFLAPPPHRGKRNEPAFVRHTAEALAKVKDLDLDTIAAATTDNFFRLFSRVPGGAA; encoded by the coding sequence CTCGACGCCATTTTGGCGCGAGCGGGCGAGAACGGTGTCGGGTTGATGGTGACGATCTCGACCTACACTTCGAAGCTGCCCAATCTGTTGCGACTGACCGAGCGATTCGCCCAAGTCTATGCTTCGGTCGGCACGCATCCGCTGAGCGCTGCAGCCGAGCCGGACGTTCCGACCGAGGAGATCGTTCGCCTCAGCCGAAACCCGAAGATCGTGGCGATCGGCGAGGCAGGGCTCGACTATTTCTACGACCGCGCGCCGCCCGAAGTTCAGAAGCCGGTCTTCATTCGCCATATCGAGGCGGCTCGCGAGACCGGGCTGCCGCTCGTCATCCATGCGCGCGACGCCGATGCCGATATCGAGGCCATCCTGAGCGAGCAGACGCGCCTCGGAGCCTTTCCCTTCATCCTCCATTGCTTCTCGTCCGGCCGACGGCTGGCGGAAGCCGGGGTGGAACTCGGCGGCTATGTGTCCTTCTCCGGTATCCTAACCTTCAACAAGTCGGAGGAGATCCGCTCCATCGCGCGGGGCGTGCCGATGGAGCGGCTGCTGGTCGAAACGGATGCGCCGTTCCTTGCACCGCCGCCCCATCGCGGCAAGCGCAATGAGCCGGCCTTCGTCCGTCATACGGCCGAAGCGCTTGCCAAGGTGAAGGATCTCGATCTCGATACGATCGCCGCCGCCACGACCGACAATTTCTTCCGCCTGTTCAGCCGCGTCCCCGGCGGCGCCGCGTAA